In the genome of Tautonia rosea, the window AGGGAAAGCACGATGCGGAGCGCCGCCGAGAAAACCAAAAGACCGGCGGATCGTTCATCACTCGTTGGTGTATCGAGTATACGATCGGTCCGGCCAATGGTTCTAGGGAATTACCGAGAAGTCCCTGGTTTTGATGTCGTCATTGGCGTGGCAAGCCTGAACCTCGTACCGGATGCTCAACGACCCGAAGTCGGACCTCGCCGTGTCCTTGGAAATCGGCGAGATCCCAATCGTTCCGGGGTCGAGCGAAATAGGAGCACGCAGTCGCCCTGGAACGTCTCACTGAGGAGATGAAACCGGACCCGGCCCAGTGTCATTCCTCGACCGTCTCCGCAGTGCCGCAATACTGCTTGACGTCGGCGATCCCGTCGAGGCACTTCTGCTTCGAGGAATACCCCTCACCGGAGTCGGCAATGATCCGTCCGTTCGGAGCCACCAGCCGCCAGCGGAACTCCCCGGCCTGGTCTTTGTAGACGTGAAACTTGCCCATCGAAGCGCTCCTGATTCAAAGGGTTCTGGTGCGTTGAAATCTCTTGAGAAGCGACGAGGCTCGGACGACCGAGTCTCCTGGGATTGGGGGACCGGCGACTCCTCCTCAGCCCGAAGTCAGACCGCCGGTCGGGTCAGCGGCAAAGCGGATTCGGGCTGGATCGCCGGCCTCGGACGGAGGGAGCGACGGCCTCTCGTGATCATCCGTGGTTGGCGGGGAGTAGGAGGTGCTCCTGACTGAGGCCCCAGCCATTCCTTGCTCCAGGCGGACCTGACCGGACCGGCCAATGTCGTCGAAGAAGTGCCCTGTCACCTGCCACGCGTCATTGATCCGGCGGAACTCGAAGGTCGCCGCCCCGGAGAAGCGGCGGGACATAATGCCAATCCCCTCCCGCCGAGGCAGGTCTTCCTCGAAGGTGTACATGAAGCGGAGCGTGACGATGCCGGCCATCATGCCAACGTGGAGGCTCCCCAGGTCGCTGTGGACCCGGACCTGGCCGCCGCTCTCCGCCTCTCGCTCAACCATCACGCTCATCTGTTCCCAGGTCTGGCTGATCTTCATGAAGTAGCCCGTGCGGAAGACCGATCCGGACTCCGACGCCGAGTGCAGCTCGATCGTCCCGTGGTAGTCGCCGGACAGGTCGGTGGGGGCCGGCAGCCCGGCCAGCCGGAACATCCACGTCCCCAGCTCGGTTCGCCAGACGTATGCATCAAAAAGATTGATCAGCACGCCGAAGAGGATCAGCGCGGTGAACCCACCGAAGAAGAGCGCTTTCTCGGCAAGGTCCCAGTTATCCCCCCCGTAGCGTCGAATCAGCACGAGGACACCGTGCTGGGCCAGCGGGGTCAGGAAGGCGGTGATCAGGGCCAGCAGCGCGTACATCCGTGCCCGGCCTCCCGGGCCGCTGCTGTAGATCGTGTAGTCGTGGCCCTCGATCATGGTCCAGGCCTCATCGTTCAGCGGAGTCCAGAAGCTCAGAGCCCGGTCGACGGTCCCTTGCGCCCCAGGATCAGCGAGACGACGAACAGGACCAGGAAGACGAAAAAGAGGATCTTGGCGATCCAGGCCGCATCCTGCGCCAGTCCGCCGAAGCCGAAGACGGCGGCCACAATGGCCACGACGAGGAAGATCAACGCATAGCGGATCATGGGTGCCTCACGGAACGATGGGGAGGATTGGGAACGGGTCGGTAGAACGATTGACGAACGCAACGAGGGCGGAAAAACACCCGATGACCTGGCCTGTCAGGAAGTGAGCGTGGCCAGGCCACCCGGTTGTCGAGCCATTGAGGCGTCCCGCATAGGTTCTCAGCGGTTGCTATCCGGCTCACCCTTGATCGCCTTGCCGGCCCCCTCGACCGCCTTGCCGGCGGCGTCGGTGTCGGAGCGGGCCTCCTCGCCAATTCCCGGGGCTGCGTCCTCGATCTTCTGGCCCGTATCCTCCAGGCCGACGGCCTCGGCCGCCTTGCCGACGGCATCGACGGTGCCCTCGGCGGCGCCGCCAACGGTATCGGCCGAGCCCTCGATGGCCTTGCCGGTCGCCTCGACCGCCCCGCCCATCATGTCGCGGGTCCCGTCGACGGCACCTTCCACGGCCTGCCCGGCCGCGTCCATGTCCGCCTCAAATTCCTCCTTCGAGCAGCCGGCAACCAGCGCCAGCACCATGGCCAGTCCGGCCATCATCGGTCGATTCATCGGAAGATGCTCCTGAGTTTCAAGCGGTCACGACGGGTGGCGAGCACACGCGGCTCGCCTTCCCGTCGCATTGATGATGAGGGATCGTGAGTGGTCACATCAAGCGAAATACTGGGCCGATAATCCAATCCCGGCGCAAGCGAGAACCCCCGGCCACGATGCTGGGGGTGCTCCAGGTGAATCGAGGGTTGGCTCCCTTGCGTCAACTCTGGCTTCGGCGTCGCTGCCGGTACGCGCCGAGCCCGATCAGCACCACAGCCATGCCGCTCATCGCCAGCGTCGAGGGCTCGGGAACCGCCGTCAACTCGAAGGCGCGATCGCCTTCAGAGGAGGTGCCCCAGCTCGGGTTGAGAAGGCTCCGGCCGAAAAGGCTCCCGGTCTGGTTGGCCCCCGCCCACCCCCAAGCGTTGATTGCCGAAGTGTCGTTGACGATGGAAAGGTAGTAAGTGGTCCCCGCGTTCAGCAACACGCCGGCGGATAGGTCGGCGTCGTACCGGTAGATCTGGGTTCCCTCGTCACTGATCAGCCCGGTCAGCGTGCGCGTCAAGTTCACCGGCGAAAGGGTGACAATCGGGTCATCTTCGGGCAGGCCGCTTCCGTTGTCGGCGAAGAAGCGGATGGTGAAGTTGTCGTCCGGTAGAGTGTTGGGATTGGAGGTGTACCCTCCCCACCAGTGGACGTCGGTGATGGTGACAGAGGCCGCGAGGCTGAAGTTGTCCGCCACTTGCCGCTCGGCCTGGTCATCACTCAAGAACGAATCGGTTCCATCGACGGGCGGCTGAGAGTAGACAATCATGCCTGCCCGGGCGACGGGCCCCATGCCCAAAATCATTCCCAGAGCCAGCAACCCGACGACTCTGGCTGTTGCTCGAATGGTCATTTTGCACCGTTGTCGAGAACCAAGGAGGAATCAGCGGGGGCTCGAGAGCCCGTCCCACGCTCTCTCCTTGGGGAGAACGGTCCGAAAGTTAGCACCCACGGTGAAAAATATTTTCGGAGACACTCCTCGAACAGACTTCCAAGCACTAGAATGTGTTCCAATGGGCCCCAGGCAGGATGCAACGAAGCGATCAGCCCCCGATCGCCCGAAATCCCAGTCTTGAAAACCAGATCCGTCAACGAGCCGGGTGAACCCGATGGTCGTGCCGGAGGTTTTTGAGATCTCTGGAGGGACATCGTGAACCCAACGGACACCTGCCCCGATCCGAGCCGCTGGGAACGGTTTCTGGCCGACGCAGTCGACGATCGGGAACGAGACGACCTGGAAACGCACCTCGACGCGTGCGAAACCTGCCGCGATCGGCTCGCTCTGCTGGCCGAATGGCCGTCGGTGGCCGAGGTGACGTCGAAGCCCGATCAGGATCCCTCGCAGTCGTGGCTCGATCGGCTCGAACGCATCGACGGCTGGGCGGCATCAGATGCCGATCGGGAACCGGCCATGCTTCCAACGCTGCCGGGATTCGACGAACTCGAAGAGCTCGGCCGGGGTGGCATGGGGATCGTGTACCGCGCCCGACAGGTGGGCCTGGACCGGTCGGTGGCGATCAAGGTCCTCTCCTCCGCCGGTCGACTCGCACCCAAGGCCCGCTCCCGAGCATTCCGCGAGGCGAGGGCACTCGCTCGACTCAATCACCCGAACATCGTCAAGGTCCACGACATCAGCGAGTTCGACGGCCTTCCCTCCATCGTCATGGAGTGGGTCGAGAGGGGCGACCTGAGCCATCGCCTGGAGCACGGCCCGCTCCCGCCCCGAGAGGCCGCCGAGCTGGCCCGGACCCTCGCCCTGGCCCTGGCCGCCGCCCACGAGCAGGGGATCATCCACCGCGACATCAAGCCCCGCAACGTCCTGATCGCCGCCGACGGCTCTCCCCGGTTGACCGACTTCGGCCTGGCCCGGGACGTCGATTCGACCGATCGATTGACCTCGACGGGGCTCGCCATCGGCACCCCCGGCTACATGGCCCCCGAGCAGATCGACTCGACCCTCGGCCCGGTCGGCCCGCCGGCCGACATCTACGCCCTGGGGGCGACCCTCTACGCCATGCTCACCGGCCGGCCCCCGTTCCAGGCGGCCAACGAGGCCGAGTCGCTCCGCCAGGTCGTCGAGCTTGATCCGGTCCCGCCCCGCAGGCTCGACGACGCCATCCCCCGCGACCTGAACACGATCTGCTCCACCTGC includes:
- a CDS encoding YegP family protein gives rise to the protein MGKFHVYKDQAGEFRWRLVAPNGRIIADSGEGYSSKQKCLDGIADVKQYCGTAETVEE
- a CDS encoding DUF1328 domain-containing protein, translated to MIRYALIFLVVAIVAAVFGFGGLAQDAAWIAKILFFVFLVLFVVSLILGRKGPSTGL
- a CDS encoding DUF7901 domain-containing protein, encoding MTIRATARVVGLLALGMILGMGPVARAGMIVYSQPPVDGTDSFLSDDQAERQVADNFSLAASVTITDVHWWGGYTSNPNTLPDDNFTIRFFADNGSGLPEDDPIVTLSPVNLTRTLTGLISDEGTQIYRYDADLSAGVLLNAGTTYYLSIVNDTSAINAWGWAGANQTGSLFGRSLLNPSWGTSSEGDRAFELTAVPEPSTLAMSGMAVVLIGLGAYRQRRRSQS